One window of Arthrobacter oryzae genomic DNA carries:
- a CDS encoding DUF262 domain-containing protein: MVNSFFKTNPVSLQELLSNCQSGKLQLPDFQRSWVWDEDRIKSLIASVSRAFPVGALMTLETGGGVEFKPRPVEGAPESAFERMPEALLLDGQQRMTSLYQVTLRNQVVRTVTPRKKRVDRWFYIDIRAALDDSVDREDAVVGVPADKVVRGAFGREIELDLSSREAELDNLMYPLTMVFDWDEWNRSWMERNMGKDGFQENWKLLMSFKDEVLNNFMQYQIPVIALDRSTSKEAVCVVFEKVNTGGKALDAFELITAMYAADGHELRKDWYGDSSTEGRHRRLARAYRPADAESGILTNVANTDFLHVISLFHTREKRRDAETRGRSGKELPQVSGNRQALLNLPLTAYLKYQDQAEIGFHRAAKFLHMLHIYRIFDLPYQSQIIPLAAVLADIGNAWEHEANRSKLVRWYWNGVFGELYGSTVDTRIARDFLEVPEWLMGGKPPATVSDTVFRADRLRTMRMRLSAAYKGVNALLMLEGARDFRSGQAFDHTVFFGEAVDIHHIFPRKWCEDHKIPASVYDSIINKTPLSYRTNRIIGGAAPSIYLAQLERGNNETPAIAPSALESYLKSHAIDPFLLRADDFDTFMQDRQKRLIELIERATGNLVYQDQATNLTEEIDADEEEALQTIGS; the protein is encoded by the coding sequence ATGGTGAATTCGTTCTTTAAGACAAACCCGGTCTCGCTTCAGGAGCTCTTGTCAAACTGCCAATCAGGCAAATTGCAGTTGCCGGATTTTCAGCGTAGTTGGGTTTGGGACGAGGATAGGATTAAGAGCCTCATTGCTTCAGTCTCCCGCGCTTTCCCTGTAGGTGCACTGATGACCTTGGAGACTGGCGGCGGCGTTGAATTCAAACCTCGGCCGGTTGAGGGCGCTCCGGAGAGCGCGTTCGAGAGGATGCCCGAGGCGCTCTTGTTGGACGGCCAGCAGCGAATGACTTCCCTGTATCAGGTGACGCTCAGGAACCAAGTGGTCAGAACGGTTACGCCGAGGAAGAAGCGAGTTGACCGCTGGTTCTACATAGATATTCGCGCAGCGCTCGACGACAGTGTCGATCGGGAGGACGCGGTCGTTGGGGTTCCTGCCGACAAGGTCGTAAGAGGTGCCTTTGGAAGAGAGATCGAGTTGGATCTCTCTTCACGTGAGGCGGAGCTCGATAATTTGATGTATCCGTTGACTATGGTCTTCGACTGGGATGAATGGAATAGATCCTGGATGGAACGAAACATGGGCAAAGATGGTTTTCAGGAAAACTGGAAGCTGCTAATGAGCTTCAAGGATGAAGTCTTGAACAACTTCATGCAATATCAAATTCCCGTCATAGCCCTGGACCGTTCGACTTCCAAGGAAGCCGTTTGCGTCGTATTTGAAAAGGTCAATACCGGCGGCAAAGCACTGGACGCCTTTGAGCTCATAACGGCGATGTATGCGGCCGATGGGCACGAGCTTCGGAAGGACTGGTACGGTGATTCGTCGACCGAGGGCCGGCACCGCAGGCTGGCTCGCGCTTACCGTCCCGCGGATGCGGAGTCGGGCATTCTGACCAATGTAGCAAATACAGATTTTCTTCACGTCATTTCGCTCTTTCACACACGCGAAAAGCGTCGAGATGCCGAGACGCGGGGAAGATCAGGAAAGGAGCTGCCGCAGGTTTCAGGGAATCGGCAGGCCCTACTTAACCTCCCTCTGACTGCATATCTAAAGTATCAGGACCAGGCCGAGATCGGTTTCCACCGGGCGGCAAAGTTCCTTCACATGTTGCATATATATCGCATCTTCGATCTCCCATATCAGTCTCAAATAATCCCCCTCGCTGCCGTTTTAGCTGATATCGGCAATGCGTGGGAGCATGAGGCAAATCGATCGAAGCTAGTCCGGTGGTATTGGAACGGAGTATTTGGTGAGCTATATGGTTCTACGGTTGATACGCGGATAGCCAGAGACTTCCTCGAGGTCCCCGAATGGCTCATGGGGGGAAAACCTCCCGCCACAGTGAGCGATACCGTCTTCAGGGCGGACAGGCTTCGAACTATGAGGATGCGGCTCTCCGCGGCTTACAAGGGTGTAAATGCGCTTTTAATGCTGGAAGGTGCTCGCGACTTTCGATCGGGCCAGGCATTTGATCACACGGTTTTCTTTGGCGAGGCGGTGGATATTCATCACATTTTTCCCCGCAAATGGTGTGAAGATCATAAGATACCGGCAAGCGTCTATGACTCCATTATTAACAAGACTCCTTTGTCTTATCGGACCAACCGAATAATTGGCGGTGCCGCGCCATCGATCTATTTGGCGCAACTTGAGAGGGGAAACAATGAAACTCCAGCCATTGCGCCCTCTGCCTTAGAATCCTATTTGAAAAGCCATGCGATTGATCCATTTTTGCTTAGAGCGGATGACTTTGACACGTTCATGCAGGATCGGCAAAAGCGCTTGATAGAACTGATTGAGCGAGCGACTGGAAACCTCGTTTATCAAGATCAGGCGACGAACTTGACTGAGGAGATTGATGCAGATGAAGAAGAGGCACTCCAAACAATAGGTAGTTAG
- a CDS encoding amino acid permease gives MFEDSASAASSIALQIGGQLFGAVFLAGLVVAQFASGLAAQASASRLLYAMGRDSVLPKAVFGRLSAKYHTP, from the coding sequence GTGTTTGAGGACTCGGCCTCCGCGGCCAGCTCCATCGCCCTGCAGATCGGCGGGCAGCTGTTCGGCGCCGTGTTCCTCGCCGGACTGGTGGTGGCGCAGTTCGCCTCCGGCCTCGCCGCGCAGGCCAGCGCCTCCCGACTGCTCTACGCGATGGGCCGGGACTCCGTCCTGCCCAAGGCGGTCTTCGGCCGGCTCAGCGCGAAATACCACACCCCGTAG
- a CDS encoding helix-turn-helix transcriptional regulator, whose translation MVNRLTEIFEALGGNTDDPHEVLHLKNSAEKQKLVRRLIDERKRQGLTQKELGSRMRVSQEAVCRFESLGGDPRVSTIMRYATALGQRIEIRNLPMEDELGQTERPIPLPHLRNREKDILSRMETEFRAKVTSRLHNLDAPRGSASMKLNEDYLLKAHVLVSTHVFRNLPTEGEVPGPSFTFSLGSPTKSAGDITVLAQVEGKQGAVEFSVVGIGILVPGATTEPKRSAPTLGDLRLTYGVEMLYDWLTSTARQATAGFLIDLSIPLQAPEPLALKS comes from the coding sequence ATGGTCAATCGTCTAACGGAAATCTTTGAGGCCCTGGGCGGTAACACCGACGATCCTCACGAGGTTCTCCACCTCAAGAACTCCGCTGAGAAGCAAAAGCTTGTCCGCCGGCTGATAGACGAACGCAAGCGCCAAGGTCTCACCCAGAAGGAATTGGGGTCTCGAATGCGCGTGAGTCAGGAAGCCGTTTGTCGATTTGAAAGCTTGGGCGGTGACCCGCGCGTATCCACAATCATGCGTTATGCCACCGCACTCGGGCAACGAATTGAAATTCGCAATCTGCCAATGGAAGATGAGCTTGGGCAGACCGAGCGACCCATACCCCTCCCACACCTCAGAAATCGGGAAAAGGACATTCTGTCCAGAATGGAAACTGAATTCCGGGCAAAGGTTACCAGCAGACTGCACAATCTGGACGCCCCACGCGGAAGTGCTTCGATGAAACTGAACGAAGATTATCTGCTCAAGGCCCATGTCCTTGTCAGCACGCACGTTTTTCGCAACCTGCCCACTGAGGGAGAGGTACCAGGGCCTAGTTTTACCTTCTCCTTGGGGAGCCCAACGAAGTCAGCAGGGGACATCACCGTTCTGGCCCAGGTGGAAGGTAAGCAGGGGGCGGTTGAGTTCTCCGTGGTCGGCATCGGTATCCTGGTGCCCGGGGCGACAACCGAACCGAAGCGTTCCGCGCCGACCCTCGGTGATCTCAGGCTTACGTACGGCGTTGAGATGCTCTACGACTGGCTAACATCGACTGCCAGGCAGGCAACGGCGGGTTTCTTAATAGATCTCTCAATTCCTCTGCAGGCACCGGAACCGCTTGCGCTGAAGTCCTAA
- a CDS encoding DUF3427 domain-containing protein: MITFNGGSAAERLPAGLYELLKTDALASRLDNLPELQPIFVDIEDENSPDFLSRHVADAVREALAAAKPSERVALANRLLQELDTTDRIAPGPTQLQSLHRPATLKRRNLRRPTTKLSDSALLTNSKDDPNLAAELRAEIESANTVDLLCAFVRWTGLRLLHPALEELKERGAKLRVITTTYMGATERRAIDELVTRYGAEVKINYETQATRLHAKAWLFRRNSGFDTAYVGSSNLSQAALLDGLEWNVRLSSVGTPTLLKKFEVTFDSYWEQRAFQSYDPERDGEKLDAALERNGGRRTAVPGVATGLEVQPFLHQEEMLEELEAERFKGFNHNLLVAATGTGKTVIAALDYKRLCEAAGRDLKLLFVAHRQEILKQAMRTYRDVMQDGAFGELYVGDHKPEEWKHIFASVQSLYSLGVEQLEPDFFDVVVIDEFHHAMAPTYRRLLDYLQPQQLLGLTATPERGDGVDVAKQFFDGRTASELRLWDALDADLLVPFHYFGVSDDVDLSQLEWKRGNYDTTQLNNLYTGNDARAAKVIRELRDKVTSTDQMRAIGFCVSVQHAHYMAEVFNRAGIASVAVDGSTDDADRAAALERLRRREINCIFAVDLFNEGLDLPQVDTILLLRPTQSATIFLQQLGRGLRRAEGKAVLTVVDFIGQQRREFRFDLRYRALTGYGRKELEKAVEDEFPYLPSGSQIVLDRVAQKVVLNNIKAQLRFNRAQLVRDIASYAETELAAYLERSGNDVKSIYRSTRDSWTGYLRQAGLIEGFSPLEAVLSGRNQELSHADEKKLLGRMAALIHVDDPERAEAYSMLVGADAPRYAELGMREQTFARMLFYTLWDDGGGFQSYDAGLDHLRGYQFVCGEIRQVVKLGVAASRHAAKGLGAGLQHVPLFSHATYRREEVLAALQYGSLELGKNVQHREGVAWCPATATDAFFVTLNKDDKKHSATTMYKDYAISPELFHWESQNATSQGSPTGKRYLDRAAQRSKILIFTRDTSEDETGLTVPYTCLGQVDYVQHTGEKPIAITWRLHRPMPADVYAMAAAVAQ, translated from the coding sequence GTGATTACATTCAATGGGGGATCGGCAGCAGAGCGGCTGCCCGCGGGCTTGTACGAATTACTCAAAACGGACGCTCTCGCATCGCGGCTGGACAACCTCCCGGAGCTGCAGCCGATCTTCGTAGACATTGAAGACGAAAATAGCCCAGACTTCCTCTCCCGCCACGTCGCCGACGCCGTCCGTGAAGCCCTCGCCGCCGCCAAGCCGTCAGAGAGAGTCGCCCTAGCCAACCGGCTCCTCCAGGAACTGGACACCACGGACCGCATCGCCCCCGGCCCCACCCAGCTCCAATCCCTCCACCGCCCAGCCACGCTTAAACGCCGCAACCTGCGTCGACCCACTACCAAGCTGAGCGATTCCGCGCTTCTCACCAATAGCAAAGACGATCCGAACCTCGCAGCCGAGCTTCGAGCGGAGATCGAGTCCGCCAACACCGTCGACCTGCTCTGCGCCTTCGTCCGCTGGACCGGCCTCCGCCTCCTCCACCCGGCGCTCGAAGAGCTCAAGGAACGCGGCGCCAAACTCCGCGTCATCACCACCACCTACATGGGTGCCACGGAACGCCGCGCCATCGACGAGCTCGTCACGCGGTACGGCGCCGAAGTGAAGATCAACTACGAAACCCAGGCCACGCGCCTGCATGCCAAGGCCTGGTTGTTCCGCCGTAATTCCGGCTTTGACACCGCCTACGTGGGCAGTTCCAACCTGAGCCAGGCTGCGCTTCTTGACGGCCTGGAATGGAACGTCCGGCTCAGCTCGGTCGGTACACCCACTCTGCTGAAGAAGTTTGAGGTCACCTTCGACAGCTACTGGGAGCAACGCGCCTTCCAAAGCTACGATCCGGAACGCGACGGCGAGAAGTTGGACGCCGCCCTTGAGCGCAATGGAGGCCGGCGGACTGCCGTCCCTGGCGTAGCCACCGGTCTCGAAGTCCAGCCGTTCCTCCACCAGGAAGAGATGCTCGAGGAGCTGGAAGCCGAGCGCTTCAAAGGCTTCAACCACAACCTCCTGGTCGCAGCCACCGGAACCGGCAAAACCGTCATTGCTGCCCTGGACTACAAACGCCTTTGCGAGGCGGCCGGCCGGGATCTGAAGCTGCTCTTCGTCGCCCACCGGCAGGAAATCCTGAAACAGGCCATGCGCACCTACCGTGACGTCATGCAGGACGGCGCCTTCGGCGAGCTCTACGTCGGGGACCACAAGCCGGAAGAGTGGAAGCACATCTTCGCCTCCGTCCAGTCGCTGTATTCGCTCGGCGTCGAGCAGCTGGAGCCTGACTTCTTCGACGTCGTGGTCATCGATGAATTCCACCACGCCATGGCGCCCACCTACCGCCGGCTGCTGGATTATCTCCAGCCGCAGCAGCTCCTCGGACTGACCGCGACGCCGGAACGCGGCGACGGCGTCGACGTCGCCAAGCAGTTCTTCGACGGCCGCACCGCAAGTGAGCTGAGGCTGTGGGATGCCCTGGACGCCGACCTGCTGGTGCCGTTCCACTACTTCGGTGTGTCGGACGACGTCGACCTCAGCCAATTGGAATGGAAGCGCGGCAACTACGACACCACTCAGCTGAACAACCTCTACACGGGCAACGATGCCCGCGCCGCCAAGGTGATCCGCGAACTCCGCGACAAAGTCACCAGCACGGACCAGATGAGGGCCATCGGCTTCTGCGTCTCGGTCCAGCATGCCCATTACATGGCCGAAGTGTTCAACCGGGCAGGTATAGCTTCCGTTGCGGTCGACGGCAGCACCGACGACGCCGACCGCGCAGCGGCGCTGGAGCGCCTCCGCCGGCGGGAGATCAACTGCATCTTCGCCGTCGACCTCTTCAACGAAGGCCTGGACCTGCCGCAGGTGGACACCATCCTGCTGCTCCGGCCCACGCAGAGCGCCACGATCTTCCTCCAGCAGCTGGGGCGTGGGCTGCGCCGTGCCGAGGGCAAGGCCGTGCTGACCGTGGTGGACTTCATCGGCCAGCAACGGCGTGAGTTCCGCTTCGACCTGCGCTACCGGGCGCTCACCGGTTACGGGCGCAAGGAGCTGGAAAAGGCCGTAGAGGACGAGTTCCCGTACCTGCCGTCGGGCTCGCAGATTGTGCTGGACCGGGTGGCGCAGAAGGTGGTGCTGAACAACATCAAGGCCCAACTGCGGTTCAACCGCGCCCAGCTGGTCCGGGACATCGCCTCCTACGCGGAGACGGAGCTGGCAGCCTATCTGGAGCGGTCCGGGAACGACGTGAAGTCGATCTACCGGTCCACCAGGGATTCGTGGACCGGCTACCTGCGCCAGGCCGGGCTGATCGAGGGGTTCTCGCCTTTGGAAGCGGTCCTCAGTGGACGGAACCAGGAGCTCTCCCACGCCGACGAGAAGAAGCTTCTCGGACGGATGGCTGCGCTGATCCACGTGGATGATCCGGAACGCGCCGAAGCCTATTCGATGCTGGTCGGCGCCGACGCGCCCCGCTACGCGGAGCTCGGCATGCGGGAACAGACGTTCGCCCGCATGCTCTTCTACACGCTCTGGGACGACGGGGGAGGCTTCCAGTCGTACGATGCCGGGCTGGACCACCTGCGCGGCTACCAGTTCGTGTGCGGCGAGATCCGCCAGGTCGTGAAGCTTGGAGTGGCCGCGTCCCGGCACGCAGCCAAGGGCCTCGGGGCGGGGCTACAGCACGTCCCGCTATTCTCGCACGCGACCTACCGGCGTGAGGAAGTCCTGGCCGCGCTTCAATACGGGTCGCTGGAGCTCGGCAAGAACGTGCAACACCGCGAGGGCGTGGCCTGGTGTCCCGCGACGGCGACGGACGCCTTCTTTGTCACGCTCAACAAGGACGACAAGAAGCACTCGGCCACCACCATGTACAAGGACTATGCCATCAGCCCGGAGCTCTTCCACTGGGAATCGCAGAACGCGACCTCGCAGGGAAGCCCGACGGGCAAGCGGTACCTGGACCGGGCTGCGCAGCGTTCGAAAATTCTCATCTTCACCCGCGACACGTCCGAAGATGAGACCGGACTAACCGTTCCGTACACCTGCCTTGGCCAGGTGGACTACGTCCAGCACACGGGGGAGAAGCCGATTGCGATTACCTGGAGGCTGCACCGGCCGATGCCGGCGGATGTGTATGCGATGGCGGCGGCCGTGGCGCAATAG
- a CDS encoding helicase associated domain-containing protein: MDKQLRRAPDAEWVLMYRLGLSRKRIAELVRAEPASVGYHLVIARRQDPGLEAAHLTAVGTKPRRSPVNLARMEEIIAWISAERRFPRDRSEDKGERSMARWLSDRRREAAQGTLHAAYSEGLARIPGWHWNPRTAAEEARWHRRLAQLVDFREEGNDWPRHKKCDSEREHLLGVWIHSQRQTHRRGNLDPTKIQLLDEAVPGWQAGRTRGRPPRR; the protein is encoded by the coding sequence ATGGACAAGCAGTTGCGGCGCGCCCCTGACGCGGAATGGGTGTTGATGTACCGACTCGGGCTGAGCCGGAAACGCATCGCTGAGCTGGTGCGCGCCGAACCGGCCAGCGTCGGTTATCACCTGGTCATCGCTCGCCGCCAGGACCCGGGGCTCGAGGCGGCACACCTGACCGCCGTCGGCACCAAACCCAGACGCTCCCCTGTAAACCTTGCCCGCATGGAAGAGATCATTGCCTGGATTAGCGCCGAACGCCGGTTCCCCCGCGACCGCTCCGAGGACAAGGGGGAACGGTCGATGGCCCGGTGGCTCTCTGACCGCCGGCGCGAGGCAGCCCAAGGCACCCTTCACGCGGCCTACAGCGAGGGCCTGGCCCGAATCCCCGGATGGCACTGGAACCCCAGGACAGCGGCCGAGGAAGCCAGATGGCACCGACGGCTAGCCCAGCTAGTGGACTTCCGCGAGGAAGGCAATGATTGGCCCCGCCACAAGAAGTGCGATTCTGAGCGGGAACACCTGCTGGGTGTGTGGATTCACTCTCAACGGCAAACACACCGCCGCGGCAACCTCGACCCCACGAAGATCCAGCTCTTGGACGAGGCAGTTCCCGGTTGGCAGGCCGGAAGGACCAGGGGCCGCCCTCCCCGGCGGTGA
- a CDS encoding competence protein CoiA family protein encodes MIEIRPLFPRDWGPSEPLVAYNKADGRVVVASGMRRGNNSYYDRYGYQGSQDIVCIDCLEAGRDVPVSLVEAEKRCIHFRHKAGEAPAGLGRHGETAEHLHGKQLMMDWASDQRHIMPWSVLKEVWVPGARLRSDVKAEIFGGRQLAFEVQRKPMDAKEWDRRHGGYQNADVLAVWLWSPDVPQLVLDLPLASVVLDLEHEEIGVLVADYAGQYRHPTAEGRIIKPTHYAAAPLSEWGISASGSFVPPPGMAEYIGDKPEPSRLAQLNDHRNPPAKPPKQPWQPPAAPSSQYWSAFRSSGGRDPIGRAPYIDPEREEQRKQEAIKQIMRRKR; translated from the coding sequence ATGATCGAGATACGGCCGCTCTTCCCGCGGGACTGGGGACCCTCAGAGCCCCTCGTTGCGTACAACAAGGCCGACGGGCGTGTGGTCGTCGCGTCCGGGATGCGCCGCGGGAACAACTCCTATTACGACCGCTACGGCTACCAAGGCTCCCAGGACATCGTCTGCATCGACTGCCTGGAGGCTGGCCGCGACGTACCGGTGTCCCTCGTCGAGGCCGAGAAGAGGTGTATACACTTCCGCCATAAGGCGGGCGAGGCACCAGCCGGACTGGGACGGCACGGAGAAACCGCTGAGCATCTGCACGGCAAGCAGCTGATGATGGACTGGGCCAGCGACCAGCGCCACATCATGCCCTGGTCCGTCCTGAAGGAAGTCTGGGTGCCCGGGGCCCGGCTGCGCAGCGACGTCAAGGCTGAGATCTTCGGCGGCCGGCAGCTCGCGTTCGAGGTTCAGCGCAAGCCGATGGACGCCAAGGAATGGGACCGCCGCCACGGCGGCTATCAGAACGCAGACGTCCTCGCCGTGTGGTTGTGGTCCCCGGACGTTCCCCAGCTTGTCCTGGATTTGCCCCTGGCGAGCGTAGTCCTGGACCTGGAACATGAGGAAATCGGTGTCCTCGTCGCGGACTACGCAGGACAATACCGCCACCCCACGGCCGAGGGCCGCATCATCAAACCCACCCACTACGCGGCCGCACCGCTGAGCGAGTGGGGCATCTCTGCATCAGGATCTTTCGTGCCGCCACCCGGGATGGCGGAGTACATCGGCGATAAGCCTGAACCGAGCAGACTTGCCCAGCTCAATGACCACCGGAACCCACCGGCGAAGCCGCCCAAGCAACCGTGGCAGCCGCCGGCGGCCCCGTCAAGTCAGTACTGGAGCGCCTTCCGTTCCAGCGGCGGACGGGACCCGATCGGACGTGCGCCTTACATTGACCCGGAACGCGAAGAGCAACGCAAGCAGGAAGCGATCAAACAGATCATGCGCCGCAAGCGATAA
- a CDS encoding site-specific DNA-methyltransferase, protein MIRDAREANETASPNDFEIARLRAALPEYFDKDGGFMLDRLQEILRSDDVNLTREGFELKFLGKSYAKYLTSTRTATVVVPDVVHNAEDVNAASENLYIVGDNLDVLKHLLGSYRDQIKCIYIDPPYNTGSDGFVYNDDFGFTAKQLVEKIGLSEDEARRVIDLRGKSSHSAWLTFMYPRLELAKELLADEGVIIISIGDDESANLKLMCDEVFGEQNFVSDLIWQSRRSISDDREFSQNHTHTLVYSKDRASSQIWGDQLDFAEYANPDNDPRGPWKLVPLDANKPGGDTIYPVQNPVTGEEHWPSTGRSWAINSRTMASLIEDDRIAFGKRGVSRPQRKLFYEERVAKGDTKTPSTMLLDVGTTADGTAEVEALLGPDIFSHPKPVGLVKKLVEYCTLRAQDAIVLDFFSGSATTADSVMQLNALEGDAGRRKFIMVQLPEKVKAGGAAAKAGYSQIDQIGRDRIKRAASKIKNETGAQIDYGFRLFRLEEPSEKTLDELQTFDPTESNVLLSGDFVSKFEAHGTPGHDVVLSTWLLQDGFGLMADARTVQLSEYELRVCGDSGYVIQPGLTSDDLLALVSKLETGELDLSRLVVFGYSVTFSVMHELKKNLGSLKSGQSVSVIERF, encoded by the coding sequence ATGATCCGTGACGCCCGCGAGGCTAACGAGACCGCCAGCCCGAACGACTTCGAGATCGCCCGACTGCGCGCCGCGTTGCCGGAGTATTTCGACAAGGACGGCGGCTTCATGCTCGACCGCCTCCAGGAGATTCTCCGCAGCGACGATGTGAACCTGACCCGGGAGGGTTTCGAGCTCAAATTCCTCGGGAAGTCGTACGCCAAATATCTGACGTCCACGAGGACCGCGACCGTCGTTGTGCCAGACGTCGTCCACAACGCCGAGGATGTGAACGCCGCGTCCGAGAACCTCTACATCGTCGGCGACAACCTTGACGTCTTGAAGCACCTGCTCGGCTCCTACCGCGACCAGATCAAATGCATCTACATCGATCCGCCCTACAACACGGGGTCTGACGGCTTTGTCTACAACGACGACTTCGGCTTCACAGCGAAGCAGCTGGTAGAGAAAATCGGCCTCAGCGAGGACGAGGCCCGGCGGGTCATCGATCTGCGCGGCAAGTCATCTCACTCCGCCTGGCTCACGTTCATGTACCCGAGACTCGAGCTCGCCAAGGAGTTGCTTGCAGATGAGGGCGTGATCATCATCTCCATCGGGGACGACGAAAGCGCAAACTTGAAACTGATGTGCGATGAAGTGTTCGGCGAGCAGAACTTCGTGTCCGACCTCATCTGGCAGTCGCGTAGATCAATATCGGACGATCGTGAGTTCTCGCAGAATCACACTCACACTCTCGTGTATTCGAAGGACCGCGCTAGCTCTCAGATCTGGGGCGACCAACTGGACTTTGCGGAGTACGCCAACCCGGATAATGACCCGCGAGGCCCCTGGAAGCTCGTCCCGCTCGACGCCAACAAGCCCGGTGGGGACACCATATATCCGGTGCAGAATCCGGTCACAGGCGAGGAGCACTGGCCCTCGACCGGCCGTTCGTGGGCGATCAATTCGCGCACGATGGCATCCTTGATTGAGGACGACAGAATCGCATTCGGCAAGCGCGGAGTCTCGCGTCCTCAGCGCAAGCTGTTCTACGAGGAGCGAGTCGCCAAGGGCGATACCAAGACTCCAAGCACCATGCTGCTGGACGTAGGCACTACCGCCGACGGCACCGCTGAGGTCGAAGCCCTGCTGGGCCCTGACATCTTTTCCCACCCGAAGCCTGTCGGGCTGGTCAAGAAGCTCGTTGAGTACTGCACTCTCCGGGCACAGGATGCCATCGTGCTTGACTTCTTCTCCGGATCGGCCACGACTGCTGACTCGGTAATGCAGCTCAACGCACTTGAGGGTGACGCGGGCCGTCGGAAGTTCATTATGGTGCAGCTGCCGGAGAAGGTGAAAGCCGGAGGGGCTGCCGCCAAAGCAGGCTACAGCCAGATCGACCAGATCGGTCGGGACCGCATCAAACGAGCGGCATCGAAGATCAAGAACGAGACGGGAGCCCAGATCGACTACGGCTTCCGCCTGTTCCGGCTCGAGGAGCCGAGCGAGAAGACCCTTGACGAACTGCAGACGTTCGATCCGACCGAGAGCAATGTCCTCCTCAGTGGTGATTTTGTGTCCAAGTTCGAGGCCCACGGGACTCCGGGCCACGACGTAGTTCTCTCCACGTGGCTACTGCAAGATGGTTTCGGGCTAATGGCGGACGCTCGGACGGTTCAGCTGTCCGAATACGAGCTCCGCGTGTGCGGCGACTCCGGTTACGTCATCCAGCCTGGCCTGACGAGCGATGACCTTCTCGCACTCGTGTCCAAGCTCGAGACAGGTGAGCTGGACCTGAGCCGTCTGGTCGTCTTCGGATACTCCGTCACGTTCTCAGTGATGCACGAGTTGAAGAAGAATCTCGGGTCGCTCAAATCGGGTCAGTCCGTCTCCGTGATCGAGCGATTCTAA